One part of the Lotus japonicus ecotype B-129 chromosome 2, LjGifu_v1.2 genome encodes these proteins:
- the LOC130737474 gene encoding isoliquiritigenin 2'-O-methyltransferase-like — protein sequence MSSNSKQNQHSVEVTEVDDAYPIALSLCFSRIFPAILNAAVDLNLFDIIAKAQKSSGSSLSAAEIASHLPFQHSELAIRLERMLPVLASFSLLTCSIRTTEGGNRERVYAISPVGKYFISDNNEGSLGPLSALMHRGFRDIWNDVKDAIVDPNNNNQFKNAYGSLPFQYMEKNHGLNDLFNKAMAGASTLELNQILKIYKGFEGVSTLVDVGGGVGQALEQILSQYPSIKGINFDLPQVIQTAPPHPGIEHVPGDMFESVPSGDAIMLKRTCHNWSDEDCVKFLRNCHKALPEHGKVIIVENIYPEVPNSSVMSKCVSAGDNLMFLVHRSMERTENEFRSLCSNSGFSKFHLACGSGSSSVMGVMEFYK from the exons ATGAGTTCCAATTCCAAACAAAATCAGCACTCTGTTGAAGTAACAGAGGTTGATGATGCTTACCCCATTGCTCTGTCACTATGCTTCAGTCGAATTTTTCCTGCAATTTTGAATGCTGCTGTTGATCTCAATTTGTTTGATATCATTGCAAAGGCACAAAAATCAAGTGGTTCAAGCTTGTCTGCTGCTGAAATTGCTTCTCACCTTCCATTTCAACACTCAGAATTGGCCATTAGGCTTGAAAGGATGTTACCTGTGTTGGCTAGTTTTTCTCTGTTAACTTGCTCCATTCGCACCACTGAAGGTGGTAACAGAGAAAGAGTCTATGCTATCTCACCTGTTGGAAAGTACTTTATATCCGACAACAATGAAGGCTCTTTGGGACCCCTCTCCGCTTTAATGCATAGAGGATTTCGCGATATTTG GAATGATGTCAAGGATGCCATTGTTGACCCTAACAACAATAACCAATTCAAAAATGCCTATGGATCGCTACCTTTTCAATATATGGAGAAAAATCATGGATTGAATGACTTGTTCAACAAAGCAATGGCCGGGGCCAGCACCTTGGAATTGAATCAAATCCTTAAGATATATAAAGGATTTGAGGGAGTGTCAACATTGGTTGATGTTGGTGGTGGAGTAGGTCAGGCCTTGGAACAAATTCTCTCTCAATATCCTTCAATAAAAGGAATCAACTTTGATTTGCCTCAAGTAATTCAAACCGCCCCACCTCATCCAG GGATTGAGCATGTTCCGGGAGATATGTTTGAAAGTGTTCCATCTGGTGATGCCATCATGCTAAAG CGTACATGTCACAATTGGTCCGATGAAGATTGTGTGAAATTTTTGAGAAATTGTCATAAAGCTTTGCCAGAGCATGGAAAGGTGATTATTGTGGAAAATATATATCCAGAAGTTCCAAACTCAAGCGTTATGTCTAAGTGTGTCAGTGCTGGTGACAATCTCATGTTTTTGGTACATCGTTCAATGGAAAGAACTGAGAATGAATTTCGAAGCTTGTGCTCTAATTCTGGATTTTCCAAATTTCATCTTGCATGCGGCAGTGGTTCCTCGTCTGTAATGGGAGTGATGGAATTTTATAAATAA